The genomic window gaaatatacTTAGTGGAGATGATTCTTATTACACTTTGGTGgtcaatttaaaattttgaagccaattaattaattttgaagctACTTTAAAATTTGAGCAATTAGAAGACTCCATGCATGAAGCTTGGATTCCATATATAGAAGCCAACTATGCGCAAACACTTAAAGCTTCTCACATGGAGGTAGGCACATATGATCAAATTTTGGTTATTGATTTTACTTGTTTGTAGGTAATAACCGATGCTCATAGTTATTATAATCGAAACTTGATGCTCATTGAGATAATTTGGATGCTTGAAGGAATCTCGACAACATGATTGTAGAGTTAGATCTAAGAGAGAGTGTTGGTGGACATTATCGATTTCAACATAAGCATCGAAAAGGATGAGCCAACGAAGAAATTATTATTCAAACTAATAAAAGAGTTTTACTATTCAATTATTTATTGATAAGTTGTTATATGTCACTATTACTATAGCAATGATGACGATGGCTACAATGGCACTTCAGGACATTGACAAATTTAGTATTATTAGCATAGACTTTGTAATGAGAGGGAGTATTGAATTTCATTATCAAATTtcaatccaattaggattcaGTTTTTGGTTGattattaattttaatgattttaggattctacctagctaatgttattctatttaattatttcctTCTAAAGTTTGTTAGAGTTTGTATTccaatagatttttgatttttttgagttAAAATAGGAGTCAGACTTCCACCCACGTGATGCTCTACTTAAAGAAATTTTTGGTATCTCCTTAGTATGTAGAAGATGGTGACAAAAGTGTGGTGGAAGATGGTAGAAAAATTATATGGAAGAGTATGAGAGGCatggaaagaaagagaaataaaagATTATTTATGCATGTGGAGACTCTTTCCTAAGGCATCTTTGTGAGGTTTTAGTCTTTActcttttttgaataaatttatttttctctcctaattttttcttccacagttgtttttttcttgtaattttttataaatatttttttgtttgatattTGTTTTGGATCTTGGGCTAGTATGATTGATTTACTCCATGTATCATGCTGTTCTATAGAAATATACATAAGTTAAAGTTTTCTTGAGAATGGaaagaaatatatggtatgcaaaTTTAAAAAGTTCATTTATGGTCTTAAGAAGGTATCGAGGCCGTAGTATCTTATGTTTGATGAAATTGTTGGTTCTCTTAGATTTGTGGAAAATAAAGTGAATTAATGTATATAGTTTAAAAGCGGTGGGAGTAAATTTATCTTACTTGCTTTATATGTAGATAATAATTTGCTTGCTAGTAATAACTTTGGATTATTGTATGAGACTAAACATATGCTATCTAAAGTTTTTGATATGAAGGATTTTTGAAAACCTCATTTGTACTTGGTATTGAGATTCACAGAGATAGAGTCTATGCTGTACTGGGGTTATCTCAGAGAGCTTACAATGATCATCTACTAAATAGATTTGGTATGCACTAAAAACCTCGAGATATACCTATGGTCAAGAAACATAAATTCAATAGAAGCTAGTATCCTAAAGTGATGTCTAAATAGAATTCATATAGAATGTACCTTATTTTAGTACTATGGGTAGTTTAATGTATGCACAAAGCTACACGCACTACTAGACTGGATATAGTGTATACTGTCAGTGCTCTTAATAGATTTCCGGCAAATCCAAGTATGGAGTATCGGAAGGCAGCTCAAATTAAAGGTTTTGATGCATTTACAGAAAACCAGATATTTTATGTTAGTTTATAGAAAGTATGATCATCTTGAGATAACTGGATATTGTACATAATTCTGATTGTGTTGGATATATGGATGATATGAAATCCACTTCTaggtatattttttatgatggttCCTGGGGTTATTTTTTGGAAAGTATAAAATAGATTCTTGTTGCCTCTTCTACTGTATGCAGGCAAAATTTATGGTATGTTAAGGAGCTGCAACCCATACTATTTAGTTGAGAAACTTTAGCTCTGAACTTATGTTGGATGATTCCATCTTAAAACAACTTAAAATTTCTGGTGATAATAGTGCAGCTATATTCTTCCCAAAGAATATATAAGGATTCCAGCGCCTCTAAATATATAGTGATAAAATATCTGGCAGTCAGTGATTTAGTTAAAAAGGTGATATTATAATTGAGCACATAGTGACTAATACAATATTGGCGGATCCATTGACCAAAGTACTTAGATCCAATGTATTTGTTAAGCATGTTAAAAACATGGGTCTATTAGGGTTTTTTGATGTGCTTGGTTGAAAACATGTATTTGTTAagtatctttttcattattttcataTTGGAAGCGCATTTGTATTTGTGCACATATGATTATttgtaaatattatttaaatgaaAGTCTTAAGCATAAGTGTAGTAGCTTTCATTTgaaagcataaaaaatttcatttaAAATCATAAAGTAGACTAATGATAAACTTTATAAGTTTTTGATCATATAAGCGTACAATATTCACTTTACATGCACTACATCATTAAGATTCATGTTGATGAAATTATTAATATTTGCAACTACAGAATGGTCTTATGTCAATATATGACATGAAGATTGTTATCTTTGATGTTAGTAATTTTGTTAGATTGGATTTTGATTGAAGATGTTATTCATTCAAAATATTTGTATATATAGTTACATGAGATAAACTTAGCCTTTTCTTTGGTAAAATTACATATATGTTTgtgataaatatattttctttaaaGTTGAAGCCTTAAGCAATGCCGCCCAAATGGAAGAATGTTTGAATTTCTCATAAAGATGGATTTTCATAGATTGTAGATTGGTTTTATTGTTTTATCATGCTATACGAACTGAGTCGTTGTCTGAATGAATATTTAAGGAGCCCAAAACTAATTAGTGATTGTATTGTTAATTTGTGCCTTGTTGTCTAAGTTATGCGGTGTAGTGAGTATTGGTGTAGGCTGGGCTTCGTTAATAGGCCCTATAATGGCTGGACCTATCAGCACATTATAATATTTGGCTAGATCTTCGTTCTACTTCTGTATTATATCCATCTAATATCAAACTCTACGGCATCCAGGATCCTACGTTCCTAAAGGGCATCCATCCCGAAGCCTAAATGATCATCTAGAGAGGTTGAATGATTGTCGTATTATCATGGCAAAAGAAAGAACGGTTGTTTTATGCTACGGCATGCAGCACCATTCGATTCGCTTGAATAACTATGTGGCAAGAGAGGAGAGGAATTGATGCCTGCTTGAATAACTGTGCACCACATCAGCACCACTCTGGAAtagcattttcttttattaaaagctAATTAGCGAAATATCAATTAGGAATAACTCATTATCAGACTTCAGCTCCATTAATTCAAATGAGAGTCCAGCTGAAGCGTGAGAGACGGGAAATGCAGTTGGCTTCTAGATGCTGGAATTCCATGCAATCAAATTAATGCTGCTTCAATTTGCATATAAACATAACAATCACAAGCAAGTTGCCTGCATGAGACACGGTCAAGAAGGGGCAGATTCCTGTGCTAGCGTGCAAGAAGCTGGCTTAGAAGCTTTTATCTGTAACAAGTGATCAATAATTCGACAGAGATGAGACCAGCTGATACTGAAGTAATAGTGCTGAGTGGGGCCAGACCGTCAcaccattctctctcaaaataaaGAACGTGAGCCCACCACCTTCAATCATTGAGTTATTGTGTTTACTTTGGGTCAACCCAAGGAATCTGTCATCATCGTTACTGAGTCATTCGCAGTACCGTTGTGTTTACTTGCGGTCAAACCATTGGCGTTTACTTGGGGTCAACCCAATGAATCTCCCATTCTTGTTACTAAAGCGTTACCAGTTCCTGTTTTTCCTCTCAATTTCTTGCAATCGGTGCACGAAAGAATTTATAGAGCGCAAGGTATTAGCAACTACTTACAATCCTTGGTTATTTTCCCTAATGGCTTCGGCAACATCCTGCATCCTGTTCCTCTTAATCTTCTCATTAGCGTTTGCACTGGAAGCAGCTCGACCAAGGCAGTCCAATATAACATTGGACAGCTCTCTCCATCCCTCCACCAACCCTACATCATGGCTCTCACCAAATGGACGTTTCGCCTTTGGATTCTATCCAGAAGGTGCCGGCTTCTCCATAGGAATATGGCTCGTGGCATCTTCTGAAAACACTACTGTTATATGGACAGCAGACCGAGATGATCCACCGGTCACCGAAAATGCTGTGTTAAAGCTAACTCAAGAAGGGGTCAAGCTCCTACAAAACTCTGAATGGAGACTCATCTCCAAGATTTACACAAGCACCGATGCTTTCTCAGCTTCCATGCTCGATTCTGGGAACTTCGTCATCTATGACCCTAACTTTGATGTCATATGGAAAACCTTTGACCATCCAACTGACACAATCATGGCAGGTCAGGTGCTGCCCGCTAGATCTGAGCTTGTTTCGAGCGTATCAGAAACCAACCATTCGAGTGGGAAGTTTCATCTCAAGATGCAGAATGATGGGAACCTCGTTCTGTATCCTGTGGCATCATCAGACAGTCCAGAGGATGCTTACTGGGCATCCCAAACAGATCGAGATGGCTACCAAAGCTTAAATCTCGATGATGATGGTCGGCTTTACCTGCTCAACGGCAATGTCACATACAGTCTAAGAAGCGGCTTTCGGAACGGGACGACACTAGTGTATCGTGCAACGCTTGGCGTGGATGGGATCTTCCGGTTATATTGTCACTATCTCAAGTTAAACAAAGAACAAGTTTTGGCTGAAATCCCAGAATTCACAGATCGGTGCGAGATAAAGGGAACCTGTGGCGTGAACAGCTACTGCACTTCCACAGACCAACAGGTGGTATGCAAGTGTTTGCCTGGTTTCGATTATCTTGATACAAGCAGGACATCGAGCGGATGCACAAGGAACTTCACGACCTCTGGTTGCCACTCGAACAATGATAATACGACATACATGTCTACTCTGGAGAACGTAAACTGGATGGTCGATGCCTATAGCGCGCCATGGCTTGTGACGAGCAAGGAAGATTGCAGAGATGCTTGTTTGAAAGATTGCAATTGTGATGCTGCTCTGTTTCAAGAGAGTACGTGCCGGAAACAGGAGTTTCCATTGAGATATGGAATGAGAGACACCGATGACTACACCACGACATTCATCAAGCAGGTTAACATAAGCGCTGGAGGAAGGCCTGGTACCAGCCATGCAGAAAGCCCTGCTGCAGCTCCCATTATAACCACCAAGCGAAAGTTTAGCGCTAAGATATTGCTTGTGTCGGTGGCAGTTATCATCGGAATAATTTCTACCTTGGCTGCTTTAATGTTCTTTTTTTACAGGTATCAAGCTAGAAGGTACAGAAGGATGTGGAGAAATAAAGAGCCAGCTCTGGTGGATGAAATAGCACCGAGATCTTTTTCCTACCATGAGCTGAGGGAAGCGACCGATGGTTTCATGGAAGAGCTAGGTAAGGGAGCCTTTGGAACTGTCTTTAAGGGGACCTTGCCTCGTGGTCAAAGAGTCATTGCTGTAAAAAGACTCGAGAAGGTGGTGGATGAGGGAGAAAGAGAGTTCCGAACAGAGATGAGGACAATTGGAAGAACTCACCACAAGAACTTGGTAAGACTGCTTGGCTTCTGTGACGAAGGTACCAACAGGCTCCTAGTCTATGAATACATGAGCAATGGATCGCTAGCAGACCTTATCTTTAAGGCTGACGGACACCCAGATTGGGATGAGCGGGTAAGGATTGTGTTAGACATAGCTAGAGGGATCCATTATCTGCATGAGGAGTGTGAGACTCGTATCATACATTGTGACATAAAGCCTCAAAACATACTGATGGATGACAATTGGACAGCAAAGATATCAGATTTTGGGTTAGCAAAGTTGTTGATGCCAAGTCAGACAAGAACATTTACGGTCGTTAGAGGGACAAGGGGGTACCTTGCACCGGAATGGCACAAGAATGCACCGATATCCGTGAAGGCAGATGTTTATAGCTTTGGTATTGTATTGCTTGAAATCGTATGCTGCAGGAGAAATATGGAATTGGAAGCGGAAGAAGATGTAGTTACTCTTCTGGACTGGGTTCATAACTGCTTGATGGCTGGAGAGTTGGAGGAGCTTGTGCCTGATGAAGTAGATATGATAGAGTTGAATAGGCTTGTGAAAGTAGGGCTCTGGTGTACTCAGTCAGAACCAGGTTCTCGGCCCAGCATGAAGAATGTGGTGATGATGCTGGAAGGAAACGTCGACATATCCCTTCCCCTGACAGCTGGATTTAGTTCCTGATCTGCAAGTGTCGTCAAGCCTGTCTACACTCCCACCGAATAGCTATGGTGCTTTGTCCATTTAAAAAATATAGGTATAGTGATTTCTATTTTGAAGAAAACAAGATGCACTCTTTGCATTTTTAAGcaagtatatttcttattttgtatgtctcTGAATTTGGGAACCTAATGATGCAGTATGTAATCTTTGTATTTCTAATAACCGCCTTACTTTATGTCAAAGATGAGTAGTCGTTTCCACGTAAATCATCTTGCAAACATTTtagaattttattcttttcatgcAAGACTTTCTGAGACTGTATTTAGGGTGATTTTGTGAGCCCTCTGTTCATTTTAAGTCTTTTTGTGGTTACCTGAAATTTTCACTAGTCTCCTGATCAGGAGCGTGTCCTATGAGACCCCAACATTAGATCACAGATAACCACTACCCTTCCTCATCAACTGAAGCCATTTTCAATTGAGATAGGCATTAGCGCATCAACAAGAAAAGCAATATATATACAGTGAGAAAGCAAAGCGCCCAGCACGATGCAAAATTCTTACTCCTAggatattaaaagacttgaagaTGCTTTGCAAGTTTTGTTTTGTAACATGTAGCACATATGTAATAAGTACTGCCATCGATGCATAAGTCTCAGGGAAACaactgtttgaaaaaaaaaaagaaaaaatccaaatTAAGGAAGAAAGTGGATTTCCTGGATAGGGGTCATAAGACCAAAATGCTTATAGTTTTCACGATGGAAAGGTTGAAATCCCTTATTTGACAATAAAAGACATAGCATGCCAACATCATGCATTTGAAATTTAGATGTATTCCTTACATTTTTTTTCTCCTCTACACATGGCTTACAAGCTATTCATAAAGGTGCAAGAAAATAAACCACGCAGCATGATGTACGAAAGCAATGCTGCATCATTCTGTTGAAGATGAAAATGGGAATCTTGTTGCAAGGAGGAGGATTTGTTACGTAAACTCAAAAAGGGATATTCCTTCACTTTTTATCCATTAACTTCCATAGATTCTTATCCAATTTTTGATGTGACATTGACACAATACTCCTTCATATGAAGTAACTGCATTGTCCACGTGGGAGACGAGGGAAATtcgggcggtgtagaaaatcctaTATGGAGCATACCATTTTATATGATAGGTCTATGTAGTTACTGCTTTCCAATGCGTATTTAATACCTATGGTtctaatttttcatttgaaaatttttaatgacaaaaatattcttgctctttagaaaaaaattatgacatcttatgtccatATCATAACATCAAACGTACAGGAAGTCATAATATGCCGCAAAATATcgtatttttttcaaagagcatgggcattttcgtcattcaaaatttttaaacaaaaaagtgAAACTGCAAGCATTAAATACATATTTGAAAGTTGTTGGACAAAAATGccccttctatattatgacattctggatcatattatgatatcctgagaCATATTACGACATCATgcatgcaggaagtcataatttgacgcaagatgttataatatgccatataatgtcataattttttagatcatatcagTGACATCCTGCGTATAGAAAATTATAATATGCCTTCGGATTCTACCCAAAACACGCTGGCTTCTCCATTGGAATATGGCTCATCGCATCTCCTGAAAACTCCCCTGGACAGCAGACCGAGATGATCCCCCGGTGACCAAAGATGCTATATTGAAGCTAACTGATGAAGGGCTCAAGCTCCTCCTACAACACTCCGAAGGGAGACTCATCTCCAACATTTCCACAAGCACCGGTGCTTCCGCTGCTTCCATGCTCGATTCTGGGAACTTCGTCATCTACGACTGTAACTTTGATGTCACATGGCAAACCTTCAACCATCCAACTGACACAATCATGGCAGGTCAAGTGCTGCTCGCTGGATCTGAGCTCGTTTCCAGCCTATCAGGAACCAACCACTCAAGTGGGAACTTTCATCTCATCATGCAAAATGATGGGAATCTCGTTCTGTATCCTGTGGCATCACCAGACACTCCAGGGGATGCTTACTGGGCCTCCGGAACAAACGGAGATGGCTACCTGAGCTTATATCTCGATGATAAAGGTTGGCTCTACCTGCACCAGGGCAATGTCACATCCAATCTAACGAGCGGCTACCGGCACGGGACAGCACTAGTGTACCGTGCAACGCTTGGTGTGGATGGGATCTTCCGGTTATATTCTCACGATCTCGAGATAAACACACAACTGGTTTTAGCTGAATTCCCAAAATTCACAGATCAGTGCGAGGTCAAGGGAACCTGTGGCGTGAACAGCTACCACACTTTCGCAGATGGACTAGTGATATGCATGTTTCTGCCTGGTTTCGATTAGCTTGATGCTAGCAGGGCATCGAACTGATGCAGAAGAAACACCACGACCACTGCGGGTTGCTACTTGGTCAatgatagcatgacatacatttcCCTTCTGCAGCTCCCATTATCACTGCCAAGCAAAACTTTGGTGCTAAAATTTTGACTGTGTCAGTGGCTATTATTACTGGTATATTGAATATGTTTTGAATTTACAAGTCCTGGATGTCGAGTTCTAGAGATCGAGTTTGCAAGAAAATATTATGctttatcatttttatttttttataataaaacttTTGCATTATCTCTGCTCATGTGTCAGTAGACATAGTCAAcaagaattaaaatatatttataataattctaatttgatttcCTTATTTAAAAGAGTTAAAACATGCTAGATGTCCATAAAAGAAGGAATTCCATCAATGCTAGAGGCTTACCCATGCTAGCTTCCGAACCAACTGGTGAAAGAATATGATTTGGTAAGGAAAATAGTTGATCGAGttaattattttcatatcttttataATTTAAATCTTAGTTAAATCATCTCTAGTCTAAAATATTTAATAGCCATGTGCATCTCAAGTACATAATTTCTAGTTCTTAAAAATGTCTTGAATTAGTCATGAGCAATTAATAAACAAACAGTAGAGTCTGAGAAGAAATCATGAATGCTTGAATAGCTGTTGATTAGTTTGTCTACCCCAATACAAATTTGGAGAATCATCAGCCAAGTATGAAAATCATCAATaactatataattttaaatagttagaaaaTATTATAACAATTGAACGGCGGAAAACCTTGTCTTATTAAAGTAAGGATGGTTTAACATAATAAACTAAATCGAGAGGGGATTGGGCCATTTCAGACAAGGTTGGGGCTTGAGCACTGGCCTTTGGCTTTCCATGGTTCAAAGTATAAATGGATCTGAAATTAACAATAAGGAAAGAGGAAATACTTTGGCAAGAAAGTTTAGTAAGTTCAAGTATGCTTTGCAAAACATTGTCACAATGAAGGTCCTGCAGGGCTGAAGCAAACCGAAGGTGCAGAGTTTGGCTTGTCAGCTCATGAGTATGGCTTGTCATTTGtcaacaacataattttttatagaagCTTTTTTGAGGGAAGCTTGAAATTGGAGGCAAGACGAAATGGGTGTTTACTTTGGGTCAACCCGGGAAAGAATTTGTCATTATCGCCACTGATCAGTCATTAACAATTCCGTTTTGTTTACTTGGTGTCATCCCAATGAATCTCTCATTCTTGTTACTGGGTCATTACCTGTTCCTGTTCTTCATCTCAGTTACTTGCAATCGGTCCACAAAAGAATTTATAGAGCACAGGATATTAGCAACTCCTCGCAATCCTTTCTTGGTTATTTTCTCTAATGGCTTCAGCAATATCTTACATCCTGTTCCTCTCGATCTTCTCATCAGCGTTTTCCCTGGGAGCAGATCATCATCAACCAAGGCACTCCAACATAAGCTTGGATTCCTCTCTCCAACCCACCACCAACACTGCATCATGGCTCTCACCAAATGGACGTTTCGCCTTCGGATTCTACCCAGAAGGCTCTGGCTTCTTCATTGGAATATGGCTTGTGGCATCTCCTGAAAACTCCACTGTTGTATGGACAGCAGACCGAGATGATCCACCGGTGACCAAAGATGCTGTGTTGAAGCTAACTAATGAAGGGCTCGAGCTCTTCCTACAACAGTCTGAAGGGAGACTCATCTCCAACATTTCCACAGGCACCGATGCTTCCTCTGCTTCCATGCTGGATTCTGGGAACTTCGTCATCTATGACTCTAGCTTTAATGTCATATGGGAAACCTTTGACTATCCGACTGACACAATCATGGCGGGTCAGGTGCTGGCCGATGGATCTGAGCTCGTTTCCAGCGTATCAGAAACCAACCACTCGAGTGGGAAGTTTCAGCTCAGCATGCAGAGTGATGGGAACCTCGTTCTGTATCCTGTGGCATCACCAGATAGTCCAGAGGATTCTTACTATGCCTCCGGAACAGATGGACATGGCTACCAGAGCTTAAATCTGGATGATAAAGGTTCGCTGTACCTGCTCAACGACAATGTCACATACAATCTAACAAGCGGCTACAATAGCGGGACAGTGCTGGTGCATCGTGCAACGCTTGGTGTCGATGGGATCTTCCGGTTATATTCTCACGATCTCGAGTTAAATACAGAACAGGTATTGAAGAAATTCCCAGACGTAACATATCCGTGTGCGGTCAAGGGAACCTGTGGTGTGAACAGCTACTGCACTTCCGCAAATGGACAAGTGGTATGCTCTTGTTTGCCTGGTTTCGATTATCTTGATGCTAACAGGGCATCGAACGGATGCAGAAGGAACTTCACGCCCTCTGGTTGCCACTCGAACGATAATAACACGACATACATGTCCACTCTGGACAGCGTAGCATGGACGGATGTTTCCTATGCTGCACCACTGTCTGTGACAAGCGATGAAGATTGCAAGGATGCAAGTTTGAAAGATTGCAATTGTGATGCCGCTCTGTTTAAGTACAATACGTGCAGCAAACAGGTGTTACCATTGAGATATGGGATCAGAGATGACTCCACCACGACATTCATCAAGCTGGCTAACAGAAGCGCTGGAGGAAGGCCTGAAATTAATAGCCATCCAGAAAGCCCTTTTGCAGCTCCCATTATTACTATCAGGCGAAAGTTTAGCGTTAAGATTTCGATTGTGTCAGCGGCTATTATTGCTTGTATAATTTCTTCCTGGGCTGCtctgattttcttcttttataGGTATCGAGCTGGAAGGTACAGAAGGTTGTGGAGAAATAAAGAGCCAGCTCTGGTGGACGAAATAGCACCCAGACcttttgttgtgatccaggtggtgtgcccaaggcccaggggaccaaggctaaggccatggtccatcattcataagagcttcatggaggctctagggctagttgggccataggttgaaagactgtgggcctttcgggttcttgaggtctaggttatgtggacctcaagggaccaactctttatggaccaggtctgggcccaggataggtgagattaggtcgactcatgggtgtacatgggcttgggttaacctaatctcccatagagttggtcaagggagttttgggtttggatcacttgaccctgtgtttatatatacatgcactgtataggtttgattaagccaaggaatacaaaactctttctcccaagtctctctctctcttctccctctctctccagctactctccacgccccaggagcaagaaaccctagggtttcttgccgccaggtcccaaaaaggcaggaaagcaagggaggcgctagctcctccccctttgtgccgccaaccaga from Elaeis guineensis isolate ETL-2024a chromosome 9, EG11, whole genome shotgun sequence includes these protein-coding regions:
- the LOC140851791 gene encoding G-type lectin S-receptor-like serine/threonine-protein kinase LECRK3; protein product: MNLPFLLLKRYQFLFFLSISCNRCTKEFIERKVLATTYNPWLFSLMASATSCILFLLIFSLAFALEAARPRQSNITLDSSLHPSTNPTSWLSPNGRFAFGFYPEGAGFSIGIWLVASSENTTVIWTADRDDPPVTENAVLKLTQEGVKLLQNSEWRLISKIYTSTDAFSASMLDSGNFVIYDPNFDVIWKTFDHPTDTIMAGQVLPARSELVSSVSETNHSSGKFHLKMQNDGNLVLYPVASSDSPEDAYWASQTDRDGYQSLNLDDDGRLYLLNGNVTYSLRSGFRNGTTLVYRATLGVDGIFRLYCHYLKLNKEQVLAEIPEFTDRCEIKGTCGVNSYCTSTDQQVVCKCLPGFDYLDTSRTSSGCTRNFTTSGCHSNNDNTTYMSTLENVNWMVDAYSAPWLVTSKEDCRDACLKDCNCDAALFQESTCRKQEFPLRYGMRDTDDYTTTFIKQVNISAGGRPGTSHAESPAAAPIITTKRKFSAKILLVSVAVIIGIISTLAALMFFFYRYQARRYRRMWRNKEPALVDEIAPRSFSYHELREATDGFMEELGKGAFGTVFKGTLPRGQRVIAVKRLEKVVDEGEREFRTEMRTIGRTHHKNLVRLLGFCDEGTNRLLVYEYMSNGSLADLIFKADGHPDWDERVRIVLDIARGIHYLHEECETRIIHCDIKPQNILMDDNWTAKISDFGLAKLLMPSQTRTFTVVRGTRGYLAPEWHKNAPISVKADVYSFGIVLLEIVCCRRNMELEAEEDVVTLLDWVHNCLMAGELEELVPDEVDMIELNRLVKVGLWCTQSEPGSRPSMKNVVMMLEGNVDISLPLTAGFSS
- the LOC140851640 gene encoding G-type lectin S-receptor-like serine/threonine-protein kinase LECRK2; protein product: MLHHSVEDENGNLVARRRISDRDDPPVTKDAILKLTDEGLKLLLQHSEGRLISNISTSTGASAASMLDSGNFVIYDCNFDVTWQTFNHPTDTIMAGQVLLAGSELVSSLSGTNHSSGNFHLIMQNDGNLVLYPVASPDTPGDAYWASGTNGDGYLSLYLDDKGWLYLHQGNVTSNLTSGYRHGTALVYRATLGVDGIFRLYSHDLEINTQLVLAEFPKFTDQCEVKGTCGVNSYHTFADGLVICMFLPGFD
- the LOC140851792 gene encoding G-type lectin S-receptor-like serine/threonine-protein kinase LECRK3: MASAISYILFLSIFSSAFSLGADHHQPRHSNISLDSSLQPTTNTASWLSPNGRFAFGFYPEGSGFFIGIWLVASPENSTVVWTADRDDPPVTKDAVLKLTNEGLELFLQQSEGRLISNISTGTDASSASMLDSGNFVIYDSSFNVIWETFDYPTDTIMAGQVLADGSELVSSVSETNHSSGKFQLSMQSDGNLVLYPVASPDSPEDSYYASGTDGHGYQSLNLDDKGSLYLLNDNVTYNLTSGYNSGTVLVHRATLGVDGIFRLYSHDLELNTEQVLKKFPDVTYPCAVKGTCGVNSYCTSANGQVVCSCLPGFDYLDANRASNGCRRNFTPSGCHSNDNNTTYMSTLDSVAWTDVSYAAPLSVTSDEDCKDASLKDCNCDAALFKYNTCSKQVLPLRYGIRDDSTTTFIKLANRSAGGRPEINSHPESPFAAPIITIRRKFSVKISIVSAAIIACIISSWAALIFFFYRYRAGRYRRLWRNKEPALVDEIAPRPFSYHELREAIDGFKEKLGKGAFGTVFKGTLHDTLPRGQRVIAVKRLEKVVDEGEREFRTEMRTIGRTHHKNLVRLLGFCDEGTNRLLVYEYMSNGSLAELIVKADGHPGWDERVRIALDIARGIHCLHEECETRIIHCDIKPQNILMDDNWTAKISDFGLANLLMPSQTRTFTGIRGTRGYLVPEWHKNAPIMVKADVYSFGIILDITELVRLVKVGLWCTQSEPVFRPTMKNVVVMLEANVDISLPPPPGFSS